In Gaiellales bacterium, the genomic window GCGGGCTATGCCGCCGCCACGGCCGCCGCGCACCTCGGCGCGGAGGTGACGCTGATCGAGGACAACCAGCTCGGCGGCAACTGCACGATGACGGATGCGATCCCGTCGAAGACGCTGCTGACGACCGCCGATGCCATGCAGAAGATCACGCAGGCGGAGGAGGAGGGCGTCGACTTCGCGCGCGGGTTCCCGGAGGTCAACCTCCGCCGCACGCTGGCCCGGGCCCGCGCCGTGGCGCTCCACCAGAGCCGCGGCGTCCGCGAGCGCATGGACGGGATGAACGTGCGCGTCCTCCCCGGCCACGGCGTCGTCACCGGCGCGAACAGCCTGATCGCGCACGTCGAGGACCAGCGGATCGAGGTGCCGTGGGACGCGCTGCTGGTCTGCACGGGTGCCTCGCCGTTCGTGCCGCCGTTCACCCGCCCCGACGCGCGCCGGGTGCTCACGACCCGGCAGGTGTTCGAGCTGCGCGCGCTCCCCGAGCACCTGCTGGTGCTCGGCGCCGGACCGACCGGCTGCGAGTTCGCTGACTTCTTCTCGCGCTGCGGGTCGCGCGTCACGCTGATCTCGGCCCGGGACCAGATCCTTCCCAACGACGACGCGGACCTGGCCGAGGTGCTCGAGGAGGTGTTTCTCAACCGTGGGATGGACGTGATCAAGAACGGCCGCGCGGCAGCCGTGGACACGGAGGAGAGCAGCTGCGTCCGGCTGGTGCTCGAGGACGGCCGCGAGCTGGACGGATCGCACCTACTGCTCTGCATCGGCATGCGGCCGAACACGACCGAGCTCGGCCTCGAGAACGCCGGCGTCACGCTGGGCGAGCGGGGCTCGCTGGCGATCGACGAGTTCTGCCGCACGAACGTCGAGAACGTCTACGCGTGCGGCGACGTCACGGGCCAGATCATGCTCGCCAACACCGCCGCGATGCACGGGCGCACCGCCGCCATGCATGCGCTCGGCGTGCATGTCGACCCCGTCAGCTACACCGGCGTTGCGTGGTGCGTGTTCACCCGGCCCGAGATCGCCAAGGCGGGCATCTCCGAGCGGCAGGCGCGCATCGACGGCACGCCGGTCAGCATCACCAAGCACCTGATCCGCGCAAACCCGCGCGCGGTCATGGAGAGCGAGACGGACGGGCTGATCAAGCTGCTGTCCGACCCCGACGACGGCACGGTGCTCGGCGGGGCCATGGTCGGCCTGCGCGCGTCGGAGGTGATCACGACGGTCGCTCTCGCGGTGCACGCCAAGCTGAACGTCCAGGCGCTGGCCGAGACGGCTGCGGTCAACCCGTCGATGTCCGAGAGCCTGCAGCGCACGGCCGAGAAGGCCGCCGAGGGCATGCTCGGCGTCTCGCGGGTCACGCTGTCGAGCTGAGTCAGACGTCGATGCGCAGGCCGGGCGTCGCCAGGTCGATCGGGCCCGGGTACTCGCGCGCGGCGCGCTCACGCACCGCGTCGTAGCCGATCTCGTGGGGTATGTGGGTCAGCAGCAGCCGCTTGGCCCCGGCCCGGGAAGCCTCGCGGCCGGCCTCGGCCGCGTCCATGTGCCCGCGCTCGCTCGAGTCGTTCGACGCATCCCCCAGCGCGGCCTCGCAGACGAACAGGTCGGCGCCCTGCGCGAAGCGCGCGAGCCGCTCGGTGGGCGCGGTGTCGGCCGAGAAGACGATCACGCCGTCCGGCGCCGCGACCTTGACCGAGTAGCACGTGGTGTAGTGCAGGCAGGGCGCAAACGTGATGTGCAGGTCGCCCAGCCGCAGGTCCTCGTGCGGGTCGTACTCGGAGAGGTCGAACGCCGCCTCGAACGTCTCCACCGATCCGTCCCATACCGACGCGACGGTGTCGAGCACCCCGCGCCCGCCCGGTGGAAGATGCAGGCGGGGCTTCGGCCGGTCCCTCCAGCTGCCGTAGCGGAACGCGTAGTGCAGCGGCACCAGGTCGAACCAGTGGTCGGCGTGGAAGTGCGTGATCAGGATGTCGGTCAGCGGCCGCGGGTCGGCGGCGCGCAGCTCCTGTGCGATCCCCGATCCGCAGTCGACCAGGACGTGTCGCTCGTCGGACTCGAGCAGGTAGCCGCTGGCCGCCTGCCCGGGATTCGGCCAGGCGGGGCTTCCGCCCAGCACCGTCCAGGCGAGCACCCCTACATCCCCATCGCGTGGTAGCCGGAATCGACGTAGAGGGTCGTGCCGGTGACCATCGCGGCGAGCGGGCTGCAGAGGTACAGCGCCGCGTTGCCGACGTCGGCCGCCTCGATGTTCCGCTGAAGCGGCGAGCGCTGCTCGATCACCGATTCCATCTCGTCGAACCCGGGGATGCCCTTCGCCGCAAGCGTGCGCACCGGACCGGCCGAGAGGGCGTTGACGCGGATCTGTGCGGGGCCGAGCTCGTATGCCAGGTAGCGAACGGAGCATTCCAGCGCTGCCTTTGCCACCGCCATCACGTTGTACTTGGGGAACACACGCTCGCTCGCCATGTAGGTGAGGGTGACCATCGACCCGCCGCCGCGCGGCGCCATCAGCGGCTCCGCCGCGCGCGCCATCGCGATCATCGAGTACGACGACACGTCGAGCGCCGTGTGGAACGCGGGACGCGACGTGTCGGTGAAGCGGCCCTCGAACGTCTCGGCGGGCGCGAACGCGATCGAGTGGGCCATCACGTCGATGCCGCCGAACCGCTCCCCGAGGCGGCCGAACGCGGCGTCGATGCTGGCGTCGTCGGACACGTCGCAGGGGACGACCACGTCCGATCCGACCGAGGCTGCGAGCTTGCGGACGGAGTCCTCGAGCCGCTCGCCCTGGTAGGTGAACGCGAGCGTCGCGCCTGCGCCGTGCAGCGCCTGTGCGATCGCCCAGGCGATCGACCGTTTGTTGGCGACGCCGGCAACGAGCGCGACCTTGCCCTCGAGGATTCCCTCAGTCACAACCGTCCTTTCGGTGCAGAACCGCGCAGACGCTAGCACGGCGCTGCAGCTCGCGGGCTACGGCGCGAACTGCGCCAGGACGGCGGGATCCTCGAGCGACGAGAGGTCGCCGGGGTCCTCGCCCAGCGCCGCGGCGCGCACCGCGCGGCGCACGATCTTCGCCGTCCGCGTCTTCGGCAGGGCGTGGACGAAGCGGATCTGCGCGGGCGCGAATGCCTTCCCCAGCTCGCGCACGACCTCGCCCCGCACAGCGTCCCGCAGAGCGTCGCCGCCCTCGACGCCCGGGCGCGGGACGCAGAACAGCCACGCCACCTCGCCCTTCAGCTCGTCGGGCACCCCGATCGCGCAGGCCTCGGCGATGTCCTGGCAGTGCACCGCGGCCGACTCGAACTCGGCCGGGCCGATCCGCTTCCCGGCGATGTTCAGAGTGTCGTCCGACCGGCCGTGCAGGTACCAGTACCCGTCCTCGTCGACCGATGCCCAGTCGCCGTGCACCCAGATGTTCGGCCAGCGCGACCAGTAGGCCTCCAGGAACCGCTCCGGGTCGCCCCATACGCCGCGCGTCATCGACGGCCACGGCTTGCGGCACACCAGCTCGCCGACCTCACCGGGCCCGACCGGCGCGCCGTCGGGGCCGAGGACGTCCATCGCCATCCCCAGCGCCGGCACGCCGAGGGTGCACTCCTTGAGCGGCATCACCGGCATCGGCGAGAGGAAGCATGCACCGACTTCGGTTCCGCCGGACAGGTTGATGATCGGACAGCGGCGCTCGCCGCCCACCTCGAACAGCCAGCGGTACGGATCCGGGTTCCACGGCTCGCCGGTCGACGCCAGGATCCGGAGGGAGCTGCGGTCGTGCGCGCGCACCGGGTCGTCGCCGTGCCCGCGCAGCGCCCGGATCAGCGTGGGGGAGACGCCGAGCACCGAGATACGGTGCCGCTCGACCAGCTGCCACAGCCGGTGGGGACCGGGGTAGTCCGGCGCACCCTCCGACAGCACGAGCGTCCCGCCCAGCGCTCCCGTGCCGACGACCTCCTTCGGCCCCATGATCCAGCCCATGTCGGTGACCCACATGAAGCGGTCATCGGCGCCCACGTCGGTCTGGAAGGCGCACTCCTCGGCGATCTTGACGAGAAAGCCCCCGTGCACGTGCACCGCGCCCTTGGGCCGGCCGGTCGTCCCCGACGTGTAGATGACCATCATCGGCGTCTCCGGGTCGAGCGCCGGGGCGGCCAGCTCCGTGGACTGGCGGGCGACCAGCTCCTCCCAGCGGTGGTCGCGCCCCGACGTCATCGGCGGGTCGGTGCCGAGCCTGTCCCAGACGATCACGTGCCGCACCGACGCCACCTCGGCGAGGGCCTCGTCGACCGTGCGCTTCATCGAGACCAGGCGGGCGCGGCGCGGCACGGCGTCCGCGGTCAGCACC contains:
- a CDS encoding FAD-dependent oxidoreductase; amino-acid sequence: MRLAILGGGPAGYAAATAAAHLGAEVTLIEDNQLGGNCTMTDAIPSKTLLTTADAMQKITQAEEEGVDFARGFPEVNLRRTLARARAVALHQSRGVRERMDGMNVRVLPGHGVVTGANSLIAHVEDQRIEVPWDALLVCTGASPFVPPFTRPDARRVLTTRQVFELRALPEHLLVLGAGPTGCEFADFFSRCGSRVTLISARDQILPNDDADLAEVLEEVFLNRGMDVIKNGRAAAVDTEESSCVRLVLEDGRELDGSHLLLCIGMRPNTTELGLENAGVTLGERGSLAIDEFCRTNVENVYACGDVTGQIMLANTAAMHGRTAAMHALGVHVDPVSYTGVAWCVFTRPEIAKAGISERQARIDGTPVSITKHLIRANPRAVMESETDGLIKLLSDPDDGTVLGGAMVGLRASEVITTVALAVHAKLNVQALAETAAVNPSMSESLQRTAEKAAEGMLGVSRVTLSS
- a CDS encoding MBL fold metallo-hydrolase, translating into MLAWTVLGGSPAWPNPGQAASGYLLESDERHVLVDCGSGIAQELRAADPRPLTDILITHFHADHWFDLVPLHYAFRYGSWRDRPKPRLHLPPGGRGVLDTVASVWDGSVETFEAAFDLSEYDPHEDLRLGDLHITFAPCLHYTTCYSVKVAAPDGVIVFSADTAPTERLARFAQGADLFVCEAALGDASNDSSERGHMDAAEAGREASRAGAKRLLLTHIPHEIGYDAVRERAAREYPGPIDLATPGLRIDV
- a CDS encoding enoyl-ACP reductase yields the protein MTEGILEGKVALVAGVANKRSIAWAIAQALHGAGATLAFTYQGERLEDSVRKLAASVGSDVVVPCDVSDDASIDAAFGRLGERFGGIDVMAHSIAFAPAETFEGRFTDTSRPAFHTALDVSSYSMIAMARAAEPLMAPRGGGSMVTLTYMASERVFPKYNVMAVAKAALECSVRYLAYELGPAQIRVNALSAGPVRTLAAKGIPGFDEMESVIEQRSPLQRNIEAADVGNAALYLCSPLAAMVTGTTLYVDSGYHAMGM
- a CDS encoding AMP-binding protein; this translates as MQDVIWSPSPATVERARVTAFMREQGIDDWRELHRRAQDDIGWFWDAVVRHLGIEFSRPYERVYDDSRGPMWTRWFTGGTVNLTHNCVDRHARDTPERHAAIWESEDGEVRTVTYAQLSAEVNRIANALLELGVREGQAVGLFLPMSIEVVAGFYAICKIGAIVVPIFSGFGAPAVAARLADAGAVAVLTADAVPRRARLVSMKRTVDEALAEVASVRHVIVWDRLGTDPPMTSGRDHRWEELVARQSTELAAPALDPETPMMVIYTSGTTGRPKGAVHVHGGFLVKIAEECAFQTDVGADDRFMWVTDMGWIMGPKEVVGTGALGGTLVLSEGAPDYPGPHRLWQLVERHRISVLGVSPTLIRALRGHGDDPVRAHDRSSLRILASTGEPWNPDPYRWLFEVGGERRCPIINLSGGTEVGACFLSPMPVMPLKECTLGVPALGMAMDVLGPDGAPVGPGEVGELVCRKPWPSMTRGVWGDPERFLEAYWSRWPNIWVHGDWASVDEDGYWYLHGRSDDTLNIAGKRIGPAEFESAAVHCQDIAEACAIGVPDELKGEVAWLFCVPRPGVEGGDALRDAVRGEVVRELGKAFAPAQIRFVHALPKTRTAKIVRRAVRAAALGEDPGDLSSLEDPAVLAQFAP